GGCGTAGGGCAGCTTGACACCGTTGCGCTCGGCCAGCGCGAACATCAGTTCGGGTTCGAGCGAGCCTTCGATGTGGATGTGCAGTTCGGCTTTCGGGCTGGTGGCGATGCGTTCTGCGAGGGCGGGCGAGATCGGCATGGTGTCAGGCGGAGGTGGGGATTCGGTGGGGAACCGCCGCGCCGCGGCACGCACTGGCCAGCGCGTGCCGCTGCTGCTCGCGGACCTGCAGCAGTTGCGCGACGACGGATACCGCAATGATATCCGGCGCCTTGTCCGCGATGCCGGCCACGCCGATCGGGCAGACCATCTCCGGCAGCCGCGCGGGGTCCACGCCGTGCTCGACCATGCGGTGCTCGAAGCGCGCGCGCTTGGTCTTGGAGCCGATCAGGCCGAAGTAGGCGAAGTCGGTGCGCCGCATGATGCGTTCGCACAGCGCGAGATCCAGCGCGTGGCTGTGCGTCATCACCAGGAAGTAGGCGCCGGCCGGCGCGGCGTCGATCACGGCTTGCGGCGTATCGGTGGCCTCGATGACGACGTTGGCCGGCACCTCGGCTGGGAACATCGCGTCGCGCTCGTCCACCCAGGTCACGCGGCACGGCAGGTGGGCCAGCGCCCGCACGATGGCATGGCCGACATGGCCCGCGCCGCACAGCACGATCGGCATGTCGGGCGGCAGCACCGTCTGCGTGAAGCCGTTCGCGTCGAGCAGGACACCGGCCGCCGCGGCATCGCCGATGGTTGCTTCGACCGGCAGCGACGCATCGGCCGGCACGAAGCGGCGCACGCTGCGGCGCTGGCGCATGGCCTCGTCCGCCAGGGCGATCCATGCGGCGTCGCGCGTGTCCAGCCGCTCCAGCGACAGCCGCACCACGCCGCCGCAGCACTGGCCGAGCGCCGGCCCGAGCGCAATGCGCATGCACTGCCGGCGCGCCTGGCCGCCGGCCTCGGGCGCGGCCATCATGGCCTGCGCGATCTCCATCGCGCGCCACTCCAGGTGGCCGCCGCCGATGGTGCCGAAGAAGCCGTCGCCGCACACCAGCATCAGCGTGCCCGGTTCGCGCGGCGCGGAGCCTTGCACGTCAACCACCGTGACCAGCACGCAAGGCTGCCCGGCCTGCACGGCGGCCAGCGCATCGGCGAAGCGGAACGGGCGCAGTTGCTGCTGTTTCGTCACCTGGTCCATGGCGGTCTCCGGGCGCAGTGTGTCGGGTCAGGCGGACAGCGGCGCGCCGCGCAGCGCGTCCACGGCCTGGAGGATCGCCTCGCAGGTGGCGGGCGCATGCAGCGGCGGATTGGCGCGGCCGTCGCCGACCGCCGCCACCGCGTCGCGGATGGCGAAGAACACCGAGAACGGCAGCAGCAGCGGCGGTTCGCCCAGCGCCTTGGAGCGGTGGATGCTGTCCTCGGCGTTGGCGTTGTTGAACAGGCGCACGCGGAAGTCCGGCGGGCAGTCGTTGACGGTCGGAATCTTGTAGGTGGACGGCGCATGCGTCATCAGCTTGCCCGACGGGTTCCACCACAGCTCTTCGGTGGTCAGCCAGCCCATGCCCTGGATGAATGCGCCTTCCACCTGGCCGATGTCGATGGCCGGGTTGATCGAGCGGCCTGCATCGTGCAGCACGTCAGCGCGCAGCAGGCGCCATTCGCCGGTGAGCGTGTCGACCACCACTTCCGAGACCGCCGCGCCATAGGCGAAGTAGTAGAACGGGCGGCCATGCAGCTTGCTCTGATCCCAATGCAGCTTGGGTGTGGCGTAGAAGCCGTCGGACCACAACTGCACGCGCGCCATGTAGGCCAGGCGCACCAGTTCGTCGAACGGCACGCGGCGCGCCTCGATCTCGACCTGGTCGGCGACGAAGGCGACGGTCTCGGCGGGCACCTCGTAGTGCTGCGCGGCGAAGGCGGTCAGGCGCTCGCGGATCTGGCGCGCGGCGTCTTGCGCGGCCTTGCCGTTCAGGTCGCTGCCGGTGGAGGCCGCCGTCGCGGAGGTGTTGGCGACCTTGCTGGTGTCGGTGGCCGTCACGCGCACGCGGCTGAAGGCCACGCCCAGCTCATGCGCCACCACTTGCGCCACCTTGGTGTTCAGCCCCTGGCCCATCTCGGTGCCGCCGTGGTTCACGAGGATGGAGCCGTCGTTGTACACATGCACCAGCGCGCCGGCCTGGTTGAAGTGCCGCACATTGAACGAGATGCCGAACTTCACCGGCGTCAGCGCCAGGCCGCGCTTGAGCACCGGGCTGGCCGCATTGAACGCGCGCACGGTTTCGCGCCGCGCGCGGTAGTCGGACGAGGCTTCCAGCTCATCGAGCAGTTCGTGGATGACGTTGTCTTCGACCGTCTGGCCGTACGGCGTGACGTTGTTCCGGTCTTTGCCGTAGAGGTTGGCGCGGCGCACATCCAGCGGGTCGCGGCCCACCGCGCGCGCGATGTTGTCCAGGATGTACTCGATGGCGAACGCGCCCTGCGGCCCGCCGAAGCCGCGGAAGGCGGTGTTCGACTGCGTGTTGGTGCGCGCGCAGAAGCCGTCGATCTGCACTTCGGGCAGCCAGTAGGCGTTGTCGAAGTGGCAGATGGCGCGCGTCATCACCGGACCGGACAGGTCGGCCGAGAAGCCCGCGCGCGATGTCATGTCGACCTTCACGCCCAGCAGGCGGCCGTCGTCGTCGTAGCCGGCTTCGTATGCGAAGCGGAAGTCGTGCCGCTTGCCGGTGATCATCATGTCGTCGTCGCGGTCCGGGCGCAGCTTCACCGGGCAGGCCAGCTTCCATGCGGCCAGCGCGGCGCAGCAGGCGAACAGCGCCGACTGCGATTCCTTGCCGCCGAAGCCGCCGCCCATGCGCCGGCATTCCACCAGCACCTGGTTGGCATGCCAGCCCAGCATGTGCGACACGGCGTGCTGCATCTCGGTCGGATGCTGCGTCGAGCACCAGACGTGCATGCCGTTGTCTTCCTTGGGCACGGCGTACGAGATCTGGCCTTCCAGGTAGAACTGCTCTTGCCCGCCCAGCGACATGCGGCCGGCTTCGGCGTGCGGCGCGGCGGCGATGCGCGCGTCCGGCTCGCCGCGCTTGAGGTGCATCGGCGGCAGCACGCAGCGGCCGGCGGCGCGCGCGTCTTCCGGCGTCAGCAGCGGGGGCAGGGCTTGGTATTCGATGGTGCCCAGGCGCGCCGCGCGGCGCGCGGCATCGTGCGAGGTGGCCACCACCAGGAAGACCGGCTGGCCGACGTAGTGCACCGTGTCGGTGGCGAGGATCGGATCGTCATGGAGGATCGGGCCGCAATCGTTGGTGCCCGGAATGTCGGCCGACGTGAACACGGCGATCACGCCCGGCGCTTGCCGCACGCGTGCCAGGTCCATCTTGACGATGCGCGCGTGCGGCTGCGTGCTCATGCCGAGCGCGGCATGCAGCGTGCCGGCCAGCTCGGGAATGTCGTCGGTATAGGTGGCGGTGCCCGCGACATGCAGGTGCGCCGATTCGTGCGGCCGGGCGACGCCGACCACGGCATCGCGCCGGGCTTGCGCATCCGCTGCGATGTCGGCTTGCGCCAGCAGGAAGGACTCGGTTTGCTTGTTCATGCGAGGTCTCGTTCGCGATCCGCTCAGGCGATGGCCCTTGTATCCGGTTCGACCGCGCGCACGTTGATCTGTGCCGCCTGCAGCGGGGCATCGGGGCGGGTCTCCAGCCAGAAACGGTACACCGTGTTGGCGGCCGCGGTGCGGCGGTAGTGCTCGCTGGCGCGCATGTCGGTCAGCGGGGTGTAGTCGCGCGACATGGCTGCCATGGCAGCCCGCACGGTCGCCTCGTTCCACGGCTTGCCGGTGATGGCGGCTTCCGTTTCCGCAGCGCGCTTCGAGGTGGCGGCCATGCCGCCGTAGGCGATGCGGGCACTGCGTACGATGTTGCCGTCCAGTTCGATGGCCAGTGCCGCGCACACTGCGGAGATGTCCTCGTCGAAGCGCTTGGACAGCTTGTACGTCCGGAAACGCAGCGCATCGCGGCCGGCGCGTGCCGGCACGCGCAGGCCGGCGACGAACTCGCCCGGCGCCATCGCGTTCTTCATGTAGGCCAGGTACAGGTCTTCCAGCGGCAGTTCGCGGCGGGCCTCGCCGTGCTGCAGCACCACACGCGTGCCCAGCGCGATCAGCGCCGGGGCCGAGTCGCCGATCGGCGAGCCGTTGGCGATGTTGCCGCCCAGCGTACCGGCATTACGGATCGGCAGCGAGGCGAAGCGGCGCCACATTTCGGTGAGCTCGGGGTAATCCTGCGCGAGGAAGGCGTAGGCGTTCTCCAGCGACACCGCGGCGCCGATCTCGAGCCAGCCGTCGCGCTGGTCCAGCGCGCACAGCTCGGCCACCTGGCCCACGTAGAGCAGGTCGCCCGGTTCGCGGAACTGCTTGGTGACCCACAGGCCGACGTCGGTGCTGCCGGCCAGGATGCGGATGTCCGGGCGGGCGGCCTTGAGCGCGGCGAAGGCGGAGAGGGTGCGCGGCGCGTAGAAGCGCGGGGCCTGCGCGCTGCCGGCGGGGGCATAGCAGAAGGTGTCGGCGCGCGGCAGGGCGCGCAGCGTTTCGGCCAACTGCGTGCGGTCGATGCCGGCGGGCGCGGGCAGCTCGTACATGCGCTGGCCGGCGTCGATGATGGGGCGGTAGCCGGTGCAGCGGCACAGGTTGCCGGTCAGCGCATCGCAGAGGGTTTCGCGCGAGGGCGGTGCGGCGGCACCCGCGCCCGTGTTCTCGTACAGCGCGTATAGCGACATCACGAAGCCCGGTGTGCAGAAGCCGCACTGCGAGCCATGGCACTCGACCATCGCCTGCTGCACCGGGTGCCGTGTGCCGTCCTGGCCGCGCACGTCCTCGACGGTGAACAGGGCCTTGCCGTCCAGCGTGGGCAGGAATTGGATGCATGCGTTGACGGCCTTCAGCTCGACGCCGCCGTCCTGCCGCAGTTCGCCGAGCACCACCGTGCATGCACCGCAATCGCCCTCCGCGCACCCTTCTTTGGTGCCTGTGCAGTGGGCGTCTTCACGCAGGTACTGAAGCACCGTCCGGGTGATCGGAGCATCCGTCACGGTGCGCACCTGGCCGCGATGGAAAAAGCGGATGGACTGAGTCTCCATGAGGGATCTGCGCCTGTCTTTGTGTGTGTAACTGAACCATAGCACCACCCCCTTCCCGCAATATTCGGTCCAGGTGATAACCCGCATCGGAACGCCAGAATCGGGGGTTTACCCACCGGACGCGATCTGGCGGCGCGCACGACAGCTGACTTACACTGAGGCGACTCCCCCACGCGATTTTCCTGGCGGCGCGCCCCCATTGGCGCGCCGGATGCAGATGCACGGCAAAGACCACCTCGACACTTATCTCCTGCGCGTCCTGTACACGCTGCTGACCGAGCAGAGCGTGACCCGGACGGCCGTCAAGCTCGGGCAGTCGCAGCCGGCCGTCAGCAACACGCTCAAGCGGCTGCGGGAGATCACCGGCGACGCCATCCTCGTGCGCGGCAAGAACGGCATGGTGCCGACCGAGCGCGGCCATGAACTGCTGGCGCTGGCGCAGCAGAGCCTGGAGGCGATGGAGCGCATCGCCCGGCCATCGCAGGCGTTCGATCCGGCCACCACCACGCGCACCTTCCACCTGGGCGCGCCGGACTATCTCGATGCGTTCTTCCTGCCCAACATCATCGAGCGGCTGCGCAAGCACGCGCCGCAAGCCAGGCTGATCGTGCATCCGCTCAACGCGGGCGTCGATTACCTGGCCGCGCTGGAGCAGGGCGGCATGGACCTGGTGATCGGCAACTGGCTCTCGCCGCCGGAGCACCTGCACATCTCGCCGCTGTTCGACGATGAGGTCGTCTGCATGCTGGGCGCGCAGCATCCGCTGGCGCGCAAGGGCCTCTCGCTCAAGCACTACATCGAGATGCCGCACCTGGCGCCGGCGCCGTATGCCGTCATGCAGCGCAGCATGATCGACCAGGCACTCGCGGAGCAGGGGCTGAAGCGGCAGATCCAGGTGTCGCTGCCGTATTTCGGGCTGGTGCCCTACGTGCTGATGCGCACCGACCTGGTCTTCACGACCGGCCGGCAGTTTGCGGCGCATTGCGCACAATACCTGCCGATCCGCATCCTGCCGGCCCCGGTGGCTTTCCCCAAGATGCGCTTCTACCAGCTCTGGCACGAGCGCAGCCACGCCGCGCCGGATGTGATGTGGCTGCGCCGGATGATCGGCGAGGTGGCGGCGGAACTGCCGCAGCATCCACAGTTGGAGACGGCGGCATAAGCGGGCGGGCGTAAGGGGGGCTTCCCCGCGCCGCCGGCGCTACTTGCCGCCGGCGAGCGCCTTCCCGTAGTTCGGAAAGAACACCTGCTCCCCATTCACCTTGAATTCGGCAATCGCCTGCTGGCCGGCGATCGACGTGATCCACTCGATCAGCCGGGTTGCGTCGGCATAGTTGACGCCGGGGTGTCTGGCCGGATTGACGGCGATGATGCCGTAGGGATTGAACATGCGCGGGTCGCCGGCCAGCACGATGTCGAGCCCGGTCCGGGCACGGTAGGCGCCGTAGGTGGCGCGGTCCGACAGCGTGTAGGCGTCCATCTGCGCGGCCATGTTCAGGACTTCGCCCATGCCCAGGCCCGCGCTCACGTACCAGGGCTTACCCTTGGGATCGATGCCGGCTGTCTTCCAGTAGCTCTGCTCCATGACGTCGGTGCCCGAGTTGTCGCCGCGCGAGACGAACTTCGCGCCGGCGGCGGCAATGGTCTCCATGCCCTGGATGACGTTCTTCTGCGCGCGCACGTGCGCCGGATCGGCGGCCGGGCCGACCAGGATGAAGTCGTTGTACATCACGTCGCGCCGGTCGATGCCGCCGCCCGAGGCGACGAACGCGTCTTCCAGCGGCCGGGCGTGCACGAGCACCACGTCGACATCGCCGGCTTCGCCCAGCTTGACCGCCTTGCCCGTGCCCACGGCAATCACTTGCACGTGCACGCCGGTGGCGGCCTCGAACCTGGGCAGCAGCACCTTCAGCAGGCCGGAGTTTTCCGTGCTGGTGGTGGTGGCCATGCGGAGATCGCCCGCATAGGCGGTGCCGGCGACGGCGAACGCCATGCAGAGGAGCGTGTGGAACCGGAGGATCGCGAACACTTTGGACATGGCGCAGGGGGCGTGGGCAACGTGGACGCTTTATGTCGGATGCTGCATGATGTCGGCGGGCGGCGGCCAGGACGCCCTTAGGAGACGGTTGAATTCTTCTCGCGCTTTTCGGGGAAGTAAATAGGAAACCAAAAACATAAAATGACATTCCAGTTCGATGTGTTTCCGGTGGTCGGGCCGGACGACAATCCGAGGGCCAACGCCAAGGTATTCCAGTTGCTGCGTGCGGTGCGCGAGACCGGTTCGCTGCACCGCGCGGCCAAGCAGGTCGGCCTGTCCTACCGGCACGCATGGGGCGTGATGCGCGGCTGGGAAGACATGCTCGGGCGGACGCTGCTCGACATGGAGCGCGGGCGTGGTGCATCGCTCACCCTGTTCGGTGAGCGCATGCTGCGAGCGGAGTTGCGCCTGCGCGAGCAGATCGATCCGCTGCTGCGTCAAGCGATGGGGCAGTTCCTGTCGGAGCTGGAAGACGCTTCGCAGTCGCAGTCGCGCATCCGCTTTTCCGGCAGCCATGACCCGGCGGTCGAAGCGCTGGCGCAGACCTTTGCCCGGCAGGCTGACGGCGCGCAGTTGGATGCCGTGTTCTGCAGCGCGGTCGAGGGCCTGATCTGCCTGCAGGAGAAGCAGTGCGAGGTGGCCGGCTTCTATGTGGCGCCGCAGCAGGGCAGCGGCTCGATCGCGCACCAGACCTTGCGCAAGTGGCTGCGGCCGACCGCCGTGCGGCTGATCGCGCTGGCCGACCGGGAACAGGGGCTGATGATGTCGGCGCAGTGGGCCGGGCGTGTGCAATCGCTGACCGATCTGGCGCGCACCCGGGCACGCTTCGTCAATCGCCAGCGCAGTTCCGGCACCCGCCTGCTGTTCGACCAGTTGCTGGTGGCCGAGGGCCTGTACCCCGACCAGATCAACGGTTACGACGAGCAGGAGTTCTCCAGCGACAAGATCGCCGTGGCGGTGCAGGAGGGCCGCGCCGACGTCGGCTTCGGCCTGCGCCCCGGCGCCGAGGCGCATGGCCTGCACTTCGTGCCGCTCACGCGCGAGACCTACTACCTCGCGGTGCGCCGCAACGACGCATTGGCACCCTGGGTGCGCGAGCTGACCGAGCGCATCGGTTCGTCCGCGTTCCGCGAAGGGCTGAGCCACCTGGCCGGCTATCGCGCGCCCGAACACGTCGCATTGCTGAGCGCCGAGCAGGCGCTGCCCTGGCACGCCGACGAGTCCCGCGCGGCCATGCGCTGACTCGTGCGAACATGGCGGGTGTCGCGCGGGGCCCGCGCTCTCCATCCGTCCTGTCCATGTCCCGTTTTTCCATCCCGGCCCAGTCGCTGCGCATGCTGCGCCGCGACTGGCGCGCCGGTGAGCTGAGCCTGCTGCTGATCGCGCTGGTGCTGGCCGTGGCCGCGCTGTCCTCGGTCAGCTTCCTGGCGGATCGCATGCATGCCGGGCTGGAGCACGATGCCCGCCAGTTGCTCGGCGCCGACGTGGTGATCGTCTCCGATCTGCCGCTGCCGCCGGACATCGAAGCACACGCCACCGCGAGCGGCCTGCGCGTCTCCCACACGGCCACGTTTCCCAGCATGGCCAGTGCGCTCGCGGCCGGCGCGTCGGGCGAGCCCGCGTCGCGGCTGGCGGCGGTCAAGGCGGTGGACAGCGGCTATCCGCTGCGCGGCGCCGTCAAGGTGAGCACTGCGCGCGAGGCCGCGGGCGCACCCATCCACACGATTCCCGAGGCCGGCACCGTGTGGGTCGATGCCCCGCTGCTGGACGCACTGGGCGTGCGCGTGGGCGAGGCGATCCGGCTCGGCACGCGCAGCTTCAGGGTCGCGCACGTCATCACCCAGGAACTGGACCGCGGTGCCGGTTTCATGAACTTTGCGCCGCGCGTGATGTTGCCGATGTCCGACCTGCCGTCCACCGGCCTGGTCACCTTTGGCAGCCGCGTGACCTACCGCCTGCTGGTGGCCGGCCCGGACACCGCCACGCTCGCCTTCCATGCCTGGGCCGAGAACGCGCTGCAGACGCGCCACCTGCGCGGCGTGCGCATCGAGTCGCTGCGCAACGGCCAGCCGCAGATGCGCGAGACCCTGGACCGCGCCGAGCGCTTCCTCTCCCTGGTCGCGCTGCTGGCGGCGATGATCGCCGCGGTGGCGATCACCATGGCGGCGCGGCGCTACACCGCGCGGCATACCGATGCGGTGGCCATCATCAAATGCCTGGGGCTGCGGCAGGGCCAGATTCTCGGCACCTTCGCGCTGGAGTTCCTGGCGGTCGGCCTGATCGGCTCGGCGGTGGGCGTGGCGCTGGGCTATGGCGCGCACTGGCTGCTGGTGGCATCGCTGGGCAGCCTGGTGACGGCGTCGCTGCCGGCGCCATCGGTGTGGCCCGCGCTGGTCGGCCTGGTGGCGGGGCTGGTGCTGCTGGTGGGCTTTGCCGTGCCGCCGCTGCTGAGCCTGGTGCGGGTGGCGCCGCTGCGGGTGCTGCGGCGCGATGCCGGCGAACGCGCCATCGCGACGTGGATCGGCTATGCGCTGGGCGCGGCGGCGTTCTTCGCGCTGTTGCTGGTGTCGGCGCGCGACCTCAAGCTGGGTGCGCTGACCGCGGCCGGGTTTGGCGGGGCCATCGCGGTCTTTGCGCTGATGGCCGCGGGCGGCCTGCGGGTTCTGGCGGTCTCGCTCGGCCGGGGGCGTGCGCTGGCGGTGGGCTGGCGCTTCGCGCTGGCCGTGCTGGAGCGCCGCCGCGGCGTGAGCGTGCTACAGACGGTCTTGCTCGCGGTCGGGCTGATGGCGCTGCTGCTGCTCGCCATGACGCGCAATGACCTGATCCGTTCGTGGCACAACGCCGCGCCGGCCGACGCGCCCAACCGCTTCATCATCAACATCCAGCCCGACCAGGTGGCGCCGGTGTCGCAAACGCTGGCGCAGGCGGGCGTGATCGATCCGAAGCTCTACCCGATGGTGCGCGGCCGCCTGACGCAGGTAAACGGCCAGGCCATCGGCCGCGATTCGTATGCCGAGTCGCGCGCGCACAACCTGGTCGAGCGCGAGTTCAACCTGTCCTACGCCACCGCCCAGCCGCCCGAGAACCGCATCGTCGCCGGGCAATGGTTCAGCGGGCAGCGGCCCGAGGCCTCGGTGGAGGAGGGGATCGCCAAGACGCTCAACCTGCGCCTGGGCGATGTGCTGCGCTTCGATGTCGCCGGGCAGACGGTGGATGCGCCCATCACCTCGCTGCGCAAGCTCGACTGGAGCTCGATGCGCGTGAACTTCTTCGTGATCCTGCCGCCGGTGGCGCTGCGCGACATGCCGCAGACCTACGTGACGGCGTTCCGTATCCCGGCCGGCCAGGCCGATCTGCCCGCCAGGCTGGTGCGCACGTTTCCCAACCTGACGGTGGTCGACACCGAACTGATCCTGCAGCAGGTGCAGGACGTGCTGGACCAGGTGACGGCGGCGGTGGAGTTCCTGTTCGTCTTTACGCTGGCCGCCGGCGTGCTGGTACTGTACGCGGCGCTGTCCGGCTCGCGCGACGAGCGCCTGCGCGATGCCGGCGTGCTGCGCGCGCTGGGCGCGAGCTCGGCCGTGGTGCGGCAGACGCAGTATGCCGAGGTGCTGATCGTCGGCGGGCTGGCCGGCCTGATGGCGAGCCTCGGCGCCATCGCCATCGGCTGGGTGCTGTCGGTGCATGTGTTCGATTTCCCGTATCGTTTCAACCCGGCGATCCTGCCGGTGGGCATCGCGGCCGGTATGCTGTGCGCCTTCGCGGGCGGCTGGCTCGGCCTGCGCGAGGTGCTGCGGCGTCCGGCCATGGCCACGCTGCGCGATGCCTGAACGTCTTCCAGATGTAATGCCGTATGACTGATGCCGCTTCCGGCCAGGACACCCTGGCCTTCGACCTGCTCGGCGGCGAGGCGCGCGTGCGCGAACTCGTCGACCGCTTCTACGACCTGATGGACCTGGAGCCGGAGTTCGCCGTGCTGCGCGCGCTGCATCCGCCCAGCCTGGAGGGCTCGCGCGACAAGCTGTTCTGGTTCCTGTGCGGCTGGCTGGGCGGCCCCAGCCACTACATCGAGCGCTTCGGCCACCCGCGCCTGCGCGCGCGCCATCTGCCGTTCGAGATCGGCACGCAGGAGCGCGACCAGTGGATGCGCTGCATGGCCCTGGCGATGCAGGACCTCGGCATCGACGAAGCCCTGCAACTGCGCCTGATGCAGGCCCTCTGGCAGACTGCCGACTGGATGCGCAACGTGCCGCGCTAATCCCTCGCCCAGCGCGCAACGACCACCCGGAGACCCCCATGATCGGCCTGCCCACCGCGGACGACGTCCTCGCCTTCTGGTTCGGCACCGCGCCGATCGCCGCACCGCGCGCGGCATGGTTCGACAAGTCGGATGCCTTCGACGCCGAGGTCCGCGCGCGCTTCCTGCCGCTGTGGGAAGCGCTCTGCACCGGCAACGCCGACACCTGGATGGACACGCCGCTGGAGGCCATCGCGCGCATCGTGGCGCTCGACCAGTTTCCGCGCAACATGTTCCGTGGCGCGCCGCGCGCCTTCGCCAGCGATGCGGCGGCGCTGCACACCGCGCGGATCGTCGTGGCCGCCGGCTGGGATGCCGAGCTGCCCACCCGCTTTCACCGCATGTTCTGCTATCTGCCGTTCGAGCACAGCGAGGCGCTGGCCGAGCAGGACGAGTCGATCCGCCTGTTCACGCGCCTGCGCGACCAGGAAGGGGATGCCGATTCATGGGTGTGGGCGCACAAGCACCGCGACATCATCGCCCGCTTCGGGCGCTTCCCGCATCGCAATGCCGTGCTTGGGCGCGCGTCGACGCTCGAGGAGAGCGTCTTCCTGACCCAGCCCGGGTCGGCGTTCTAGCGCGGTCGAGTCTCGGTCGCCGTGCGATCCGGGTGGGTTTTCGGCCAGGCTTGGGCGAGGGCGATGCCTCGCTCGCGATGACCACTGCCGTGCAAATGGGGGCACCCGCAACCGCCGGGTTCGAGCCGGGCCGTGCCGATCCTGCGACACAGGAGCAGACCGCGTGGTCTGTCGTTCATCGGCGGTGTCGAGTTGCTCAGCGGCCCAGCATCGAATACATGAGCGTGCCCGAGAACATGAGCAGCATCAGCGACGCACCGCGCAGCAGCACCGGCGTATGGCGCGCCCACGTGCGCCGCGATGTCAGCAGGACACCAAGACAGGACCAGCCGAGGCCGATCGGCGCGAGCACGATCAGGAACACGGCGATGGTCCACGCAAAATAGGTGGCGGACTGGAAGGCTTCGAGCGGAAACAGGGTGCTGGCGAACAGCAGCGCTTTCGGATTCATCAGCGTGGTGATGAACATATCGCGCAAACTCACGGGGCCGGCCTCGACCTGCTGGAGTGCCCGGCTTTGCCTCCACATCTTGACCGCCAGGTAGAGGATGTAGACCGCGCTCAGCACTTTGATGGCGTTCAGGAGCCAGGGCCGGCCGGATGCCAGCGAGCACAGGAAGAACCCCCACAGCGAGATGGCGATGACATAGCCCAGCGCCTCGGCAACGATGAGGGGGCACGTCCGCCGCACCCCGACCTTGAGCCCCGAGGACAGCAGCAACGTGTTGGTCGGTCCCGGTACGATCAGCACCAGCGACACGTAAAGCGACAGCTTGAACAATATTTCCTGAACGGGCAAAACGGTTCCTCGGGTGGTCGGCTCATTGGTGCAAGCGCCTTTGCGGCCGACGGCAGTCATTCGGCAGTTGCTCTGTCCGGCAAGGCGCGCCGGCTCCCGGGTGTTGGCGGGTGTGCGCGGAGCCAGGTTGGGCTCAGGTTTGCTCGCGCCGCTGCGCCCATTTGTCGACCGCCTCGCGCGGCGCGCGCTCGAGCAGGTCGATCAGGGCACCGGGATCGTCGCTGACGTGCAGCAGGTCGGCATGGTGGCGCATGAGGAAGCCTTCGTCCACCGCATGGTCGATGAAGGCGAGCAGCTTGTCGTAGAAGCCCGCCACATTGAGCAGGCCGATCGGCTTGCCATGGTAGCCGAGCTGCAGCCAGGTGAAGGTCTCGAACAGCTCTTCATAGGTGCCG
The sequence above is drawn from the Ralstonia solanacearum K60 genome and encodes:
- the xdhC gene encoding xanthine dehydrogenase accessory protein XdhC; translation: MDQVTKQQQLRPFRFADALAAVQAGQPCVLVTVVDVQGSAPREPGTLMLVCGDGFFGTIGGGHLEWRAMEIAQAMMAAPEAGGQARRQCMRIALGPALGQCCGGVVRLSLERLDTRDAAWIALADEAMRQRRSVRRFVPADASLPVEATIGDAAAAGVLLDANGFTQTVLPPDMPIVLCGAGHVGHAIVRALAHLPCRVTWVDERDAMFPAEVPANVVIEATDTPQAVIDAAPAGAYFLVMTHSHALDLALCERIMRRTDFAYFGLIGSKTKRARFEHRMVEHGVDPARLPEMVCPIGVAGIADKAPDIIAVSVVAQLLQVREQQRHALASACRGAAVPHRIPTSA
- the xdhB gene encoding xanthine dehydrogenase molybdopterin binding subunit; protein product: MNKQTESFLLAQADIAADAQARRDAVVGVARPHESAHLHVAGTATYTDDIPELAGTLHAALGMSTQPHARIVKMDLARVRQAPGVIAVFTSADIPGTNDCGPILHDDPILATDTVHYVGQPVFLVVATSHDAARRAARLGTIEYQALPPLLTPEDARAAGRCVLPPMHLKRGEPDARIAAAPHAEAGRMSLGGQEQFYLEGQISYAVPKEDNGMHVWCSTQHPTEMQHAVSHMLGWHANQVLVECRRMGGGFGGKESQSALFACCAALAAWKLACPVKLRPDRDDDMMITGKRHDFRFAYEAGYDDDGRLLGVKVDMTSRAGFSADLSGPVMTRAICHFDNAYWLPEVQIDGFCARTNTQSNTAFRGFGGPQGAFAIEYILDNIARAVGRDPLDVRRANLYGKDRNNVTPYGQTVEDNVIHELLDELEASSDYRARRETVRAFNAASPVLKRGLALTPVKFGISFNVRHFNQAGALVHVYNDGSILVNHGGTEMGQGLNTKVAQVVAHELGVAFSRVRVTATDTSKVANTSATAASTGSDLNGKAAQDAARQIRERLTAFAAQHYEVPAETVAFVADQVEIEARRVPFDELVRLAYMARVQLWSDGFYATPKLHWDQSKLHGRPFYYFAYGAAVSEVVVDTLTGEWRLLRADVLHDAGRSINPAIDIGQVEGAFIQGMGWLTTEELWWNPSGKLMTHAPSTYKIPTVNDCPPDFRVRLFNNANAEDSIHRSKALGEPPLLLPFSVFFAIRDAVAAVGDGRANPPLHAPATCEAILQAVDALRGAPLSA
- the xdhA gene encoding xanthine dehydrogenase small subunit, coding for METQSIRFFHRGQVRTVTDAPITRTVLQYLREDAHCTGTKEGCAEGDCGACTVVLGELRQDGGVELKAVNACIQFLPTLDGKALFTVEDVRGQDGTRHPVQQAMVECHGSQCGFCTPGFVMSLYALYENTGAGAAAPPSRETLCDALTGNLCRCTGYRPIIDAGQRMYELPAPAGIDRTQLAETLRALPRADTFCYAPAGSAQAPRFYAPRTLSAFAALKAARPDIRILAGSTDVGLWVTKQFREPGDLLYVGQVAELCALDQRDGWLEIGAAVSLENAYAFLAQDYPELTEMWRRFASLPIRNAGTLGGNIANGSPIGDSAPALIALGTRVVLQHGEARRELPLEDLYLAYMKNAMAPGEFVAGLRVPARAGRDALRFRTYKLSKRFDEDISAVCAALAIELDGNIVRSARIAYGGMAATSKRAAETEAAITGKPWNEATVRAAMAAMSRDYTPLTDMRASEHYRRTAAANTVYRFWLETRPDAPLQAAQINVRAVEPDTRAIA
- a CDS encoding LysR substrate-binding domain-containing protein, with product MHGKDHLDTYLLRVLYTLLTEQSVTRTAVKLGQSQPAVSNTLKRLREITGDAILVRGKNGMVPTERGHELLALAQQSLEAMERIARPSQAFDPATTTRTFHLGAPDYLDAFFLPNIIERLRKHAPQARLIVHPLNAGVDYLAALEQGGMDLVIGNWLSPPEHLHISPLFDDEVVCMLGAQHPLARKGLSLKHYIEMPHLAPAPYAVMQRSMIDQALAEQGLKRQIQVSLPYFGLVPYVLMRTDLVFTTGRQFAAHCAQYLPIRILPAPVAFPKMRFYQLWHERSHAAPDVMWLRRMIGEVAAELPQHPQLETAA
- a CDS encoding substrate-binding domain-containing protein, translated to MSKVFAILRFHTLLCMAFAVAGTAYAGDLRMATTTSTENSGLLKVLLPRFEAATGVHVQVIAVGTGKAVKLGEAGDVDVVLVHARPLEDAFVASGGGIDRRDVMYNDFILVGPAADPAHVRAQKNVIQGMETIAAAGAKFVSRGDNSGTDVMEQSYWKTAGIDPKGKPWYVSAGLGMGEVLNMAAQMDAYTLSDRATYGAYRARTGLDIVLAGDPRMFNPYGIIAVNPARHPGVNYADATRLIEWITSIAGQQAIAEFKVNGEQVFFPNYGKALAGGK